Proteins from one Burkholderiaceae bacterium DAT-1 genomic window:
- the aroE gene encoding shikimate dehydrogenase, producing the protein MDRYALLGHPVAHSKSPLIHAAFARQTNQKLTYDRILVPLDGFIESVADFFAMGGLGCNVTLPFKEEAFQFANQLTDRAEQAGAVNTLWIDDDGVVGDNTDGIGLVRDLSRHVDLKDARVLLLGAGGAARGAIGPLQETGVAGITIANRSLDKAQLLAERFASTSHRVQAVTLDQPGEGFDLIINATSASIGSQHLPLPDTAFKQVHLAYDMMYAAEPTSFLKQCADAGVPQCVDGAGMLVEQAAESFWHWRGVRPDTAPVLADIRATLQQPL; encoded by the coding sequence ATGGATCGTTACGCCCTGCTGGGACATCCCGTTGCACATAGTAAATCGCCGCTGATTCATGCTGCATTTGCCAGACAAACCAATCAGAAACTGACCTACGACCGTATTCTGGTGCCACTGGACGGATTTATCGAATCCGTGGCGGATTTCTTCGCCATGGGCGGACTCGGCTGCAACGTCACCCTGCCATTCAAGGAGGAAGCGTTTCAGTTCGCCAATCAGCTGACCGACCGCGCAGAGCAGGCGGGGGCAGTCAATACACTGTGGATTGATGACGACGGGGTGGTCGGCGACAACACCGATGGTATCGGGTTGGTGCGTGATCTGTCGCGCCATGTAGATTTGAAAGATGCGCGTGTGCTGCTGCTCGGTGCAGGTGGTGCGGCGCGCGGCGCTATCGGGCCTTTGCAGGAAACAGGCGTGGCTGGTATTACCATCGCCAATCGTTCGCTGGATAAGGCGCAATTGCTGGCAGAACGGTTTGCATCTACTTCTCACAGGGTGCAGGCCGTCACGCTGGATCAGCCGGGTGAAGGGTTCGACCTGATCATTAATGCAACGTCCGCCAGTATCGGTAGCCAGCATCTTCCCCTGCCGGATACCGCCTTCAAGCAGGTACATCTTGCCTATGACATGATGTATGCAGCCGAACCCACCAGTTTTCTGAAGCAGTGTGCCGATGCGGGTGTGCCTCAATGTGTAGATGGCGCAGGGATGCTGGTCGAACAGGCTGCCGAATCGTTCTGGCACTGGCGGGGCGTGCGGCCGGATACTGCGCCTGTTTTGGCGGACATTCGTGCAACCTTGCAACAGCCACTTTAA
- a CDS encoding rhodanese-like domain-containing protein encodes MSQLNDILQHARERATQSALPYSGAVTPEEAHALLTGLGAVRLVDVRSAAEWQFVGGPEQAVRIEWKSWPGMVPNPNFLEQLQHQVDKESVLLFLCRTGARSHDAAAAAAAHGFTECYNILEGFEGDKNADGQRGAVNGWQGRKLPWSQS; translated from the coding sequence ATGAGTCAGCTTAACGACATCCTTCAGCATGCTCGGGAACGTGCAACCCAATCAGCCTTGCCCTATTCGGGTGCCGTGACGCCCGAAGAAGCGCATGCGTTGCTGACCGGTCTTGGTGCAGTCCGACTGGTGGACGTGCGGTCAGCTGCAGAGTGGCAATTTGTCGGCGGGCCCGAGCAAGCGGTGCGCATTGAATGGAAGAGCTGGCCCGGGATGGTCCCCAACCCGAATTTTCTGGAGCAGCTCCAGCATCAGGTAGATAAGGAGTCCGTGCTACTGTTCCTCTGCCGCACGGGGGCGCGCTCGCATGACGCTGCAGCGGCCGCTGCAGCACACGGCTTTACGGAGTGCTACAACATCCTCGAAGGCTTCGAAGGCGATAAGAATGCAGATGGCCAGCGTGGTGCGGTCAACGGCTGGCAAGGGCGCAAGCTGCCCTGGTCGCAATCCTGA
- the glnA gene encoding glutamate--ammonia ligase translates to MAVADVLKQIQENDIRFVDLRFTDTKGKEQHVTVPSHVVDEEWFERGHAFDGSSIAGWKGIQASDMLLMPDASTAAIDPFYDEPTLFITCDVIDPTDGKGYDRDPRSIAKRGEAYLKASGLGDTAFFGPEPEFFIFDSVTWGTDMSGTHVKIKSEEAAWSSSEDYETGNTGHRPGVKGGYFPVAPVDSFQDIRSAMCLALEELGIPVEVHHHEVATAGQNEIGTKFSTLVQRADWTQRLKYVVHNVSHQYGKTATFMPKPIVGDNGSGMHVHQSIWKDGKNLFAGNGYAGLSEFALYYIGGIIKHAKALNAITNPGTNSYKRLVPGYEAPVMLAYSAKNRSASIRIPYVASDKARRIEARFPDPLANPYLAFTALMMAGLDGVQNKIHPGDAADKNLYDLPPEEDKLIPKVCHSLEQALEALREDHEFLTRGGVFSKDWIDSYIELKMEEVNKFRMTTHPVEFEMYYSL, encoded by the coding sequence ATGGCTGTGGCCGACGTTCTCAAGCAAATTCAGGAAAACGACATTCGCTTCGTTGATCTGCGTTTTACCGACACCAAGGGCAAAGAGCAGCACGTGACCGTGCCGTCCCACGTGGTGGATGAAGAGTGGTTCGAACGCGGCCACGCTTTTGACGGTTCCTCGATTGCTGGCTGGAAGGGCATTCAGGCCTCCGACATGCTGCTGATGCCGGATGCATCGACCGCCGCCATCGACCCGTTCTACGACGAGCCGACCCTGTTTATCACCTGTGACGTGATCGACCCGACCGATGGCAAGGGCTACGACCGCGATCCGCGTTCCATCGCCAAGCGCGGCGAAGCCTACCTGAAGGCATCCGGCCTGGGCGACACCGCATTCTTCGGTCCGGAACCCGAATTCTTCATCTTCGACAGCGTGACCTGGGGCACCGACATGTCCGGCACCCACGTCAAGATCAAGTCCGAAGAAGCCGCATGGTCGTCCTCCGAAGACTACGAAACCGGTAACACCGGCCACCGTCCGGGCGTGAAGGGTGGCTACTTCCCGGTCGCTCCGGTTGACAGCTTCCAGGACATCCGCTCGGCCATGTGTCTGGCACTGGAAGAACTGGGCATCCCGGTTGAAGTGCACCACCACGAAGTGGCCACTGCCGGCCAGAACGAAATCGGCACCAAGTTCTCCACGCTGGTTCAGCGTGCTGACTGGACTCAGCGCCTGAAGTACGTTGTGCACAACGTGTCGCATCAGTACGGCAAGACCGCAACCTTCATGCCGAAGCCAATCGTTGGCGATAACGGTTCGGGCATGCACGTTCACCAGTCCATCTGGAAGGATGGCAAGAACCTGTTCGCAGGCAATGGCTATGCCGGTCTGTCCGAATTCGCCCTGTACTACATCGGCGGTATCATCAAGCACGCCAAGGCACTGAATGCCATCACCAACCCGGGTACCAACTCCTACAAGCGTCTGGTGCCGGGCTATGAAGCCCCTGTGATGCTGGCTTACTCTGCCAAGAACCGTTCCGCTTCGATCCGTATCCCGTACGTGGCATCCGACAAGGCTCGCCGTATTGAGGCTCGCTTCCCGGATCCACTGGCCAACCCGTACCTGGCCTTCACCGCACTGATGATGGCGGGTCTGGATGGCGTGCAGAACAAGATCCACCCGGGCGATGCAGCAGACAAGAACCTGTACGATCTGCCGCCGGAAGAAGACAAGCTGATTCCGAAGGTCTGCCACAGCCTCGAACAAGCGCTGGAAGCCCTGCGTGAAGATCACGAGTTCCTGACCCGTGGCGGCGTGTTCTCCAAGGACTGGATCGACAGCTACATCGAACTGAAGATGGAAGAAGTCAACAAGTTCCGCATGACCACTCACCCGGTCGAGTTTGAAATGTACTACTCGCTGTAA
- a CDS encoding DUF4124 domain-containing protein, which translates to MKAHVSTISFCLAALASIHVCADIYRSVDAEGHVTYSNVPSKGAKKIDLGNLPDPIPAPKPRASGSSGSSGGSTSYSAPTPSNFPRVDSSTQNARDQNRLSILQSEMDSEQRLLNQVRNNLQTSAPEKQAKLRDEVMLHEKNIEALKKEMSRAK; encoded by the coding sequence ATGAAAGCGCATGTCTCCACCATCAGTTTCTGTCTGGCTGCCTTGGCATCCATACACGTTTGCGCCGACATTTACCGTTCCGTGGATGCGGAAGGACACGTCACCTACTCTAATGTCCCCAGCAAAGGGGCAAAAAAAATCGATCTGGGCAATCTCCCTGATCCCATCCCCGCCCCCAAACCGCGTGCCAGCGGCTCATCTGGCAGTAGTGGCGGCAGCACGAGCTATTCCGCCCCCACCCCCAGCAATTTTCCAAGAGTAGATAGCTCGACCCAGAATGCACGCGACCAGAATCGTCTGAGCATCCTGCAAAGCGAAATGGATAGCGAACAGCGATTATTGAATCAAGTTCGCAACAATCTGCAAACCTCCGCGCCGGAGAAGCAGGCAAAATTGCGCGATGAAGTCATGCTGCACGAGAAAAATATCGAAGCGCTCAAAAAAGAAATGAGTCGCGCCAAATAA
- a CDS encoding PAS domain-containing protein, producing MLHLQLGGLELLETAVIVLDASACVLSMNPAAESLFELNARETAGRPLSACFSEPGEILAALDAAMQQNASVTEHDVALALRLGSTIHISFTIKQVEQPAVIILECRQTDQQRKIVNEERLAAQQHANRQLIRNLAHEIKNPLGGIRGAAQLLQHELHSPDLREYTQVITDEADRLQSLLDRLLTPSRLPQVGELNIHEVLERVRTVVLAETPNGLAVRRDYDISLPPIIGDREQLIQATLNIVRNAVQVMHGAGEIILRTRIARQVTLNRRRFPLAICMQITDNGPGIPDHIRDTLFYPLVSARPGGTGIGLHLAHTFVMQHNGTIEFESEPGHTTFTIMLPINGWTHEDTPRSLVHP from the coding sequence ATGCTGCATTTACAATTAGGCGGACTCGAACTGCTGGAAACTGCCGTCATCGTGCTTGATGCCTCTGCTTGCGTGCTCAGCATGAACCCCGCCGCAGAAAGCCTGTTCGAGCTGAATGCACGCGAGACAGCTGGTCGCCCGCTTTCAGCCTGCTTTAGCGAACCGGGCGAAATCCTGGCCGCGCTTGATGCCGCCATGCAGCAGAATGCCAGCGTCACCGAGCACGATGTCGCTCTGGCTCTACGGCTGGGCAGTACCATTCATATCAGCTTTACCATTAAGCAAGTAGAGCAACCTGCCGTCATCATTCTCGAATGTCGCCAGACCGACCAGCAGCGCAAAATCGTCAATGAAGAGCGACTGGCGGCACAACAACACGCCAATCGTCAGCTGATCCGCAATCTGGCGCACGAAATCAAGAATCCCCTAGGCGGTATACGCGGCGCTGCGCAATTACTGCAGCACGAGCTTCACAGTCCGGATCTGCGCGAATACACACAGGTCATCACCGACGAAGCCGACCGACTGCAAAGCCTGCTGGATAGACTCCTGACGCCCAGTCGCCTGCCCCAGGTAGGCGAACTGAACATACATGAAGTACTGGAGCGCGTGCGTACGGTTGTTCTGGCAGAAACGCCCAATGGGCTCGCCGTTCGCCGCGACTACGATATCAGCCTGCCCCCTATCATTGGCGACCGCGAGCAGCTGATACAGGCCACACTCAATATTGTGCGCAATGCGGTACAGGTGATGCATGGTGCGGGTGAAATCATTCTGCGCACCCGGATTGCCCGCCAGGTCACCCTGAACCGCCGTCGCTTTCCACTGGCGATTTGCATGCAGATTACCGATAACGGCCCCGGCATCCCGGATCATATACGCGACACGCTGTTCTACCCGCTGGTTTCTGCTCGACCAGGCGGTACAGGCATCGGCCTGCATCTCGCACACACCTTTGTTATGCAACACAACGGCACCATTGAATTTGAGAGTGAGCCGGGTCACACGACCTTTACCATCATGCTCCCCATCAATGGCTGGACCCACGAAGACACCCCACGGAGCCTTGTGCACCCATGA
- the ntrC gene encoding nitrogen regulation protein NR(I) has translation MKPVWIIDDDRSIRWVFEKALGREHIQHRCFESASAALSALRNETPDVVVSDIRMPGESGLALLSELKQRFPNLPVIIMTAHSDLDSAVAAFQGGAFEYLPKPFDVDHAITLIRRALNERVRDEEADAGEHVAPDMLGQASAMQDVFRAIGRLSQSNATVLVTGESGSGKELVARALHRHSPRAHKAFIALNTAAIPRELLESELFGHERGSFTGAQEKRLGRFEQAEGGTLFLDEIGDMPPELQTRLLRVLSDGYFYRVGGHSPIKANVRVIAATHQHLEERVKQGLFREDLFHRLNVIRLRLPPLRERREDIPLLARHFLLKSARELGVEPKRLSEEAMRSLCAFDFPGNVRQLENFCHWIAVMSPGQTVNQADLPQELHGQSELVQGDWISLLAQEVDRRLNRGDSGFIEEMQDQFESTLIGRALHATQGKRIEAAERLGLGRNTLTRKLQKFGMDEASEHIV, from the coding sequence ATGAAACCTGTCTGGATCATTGATGATGATCGTTCTATTCGCTGGGTGTTTGAAAAAGCACTTGGTCGCGAGCACATCCAGCATCGCTGCTTTGAATCGGCATCTGCCGCACTCAGTGCATTGCGCAACGAAACACCGGATGTTGTGGTCAGTGACATCCGCATGCCGGGCGAGTCCGGACTGGCCTTATTGTCGGAACTAAAGCAGCGCTTTCCGAATCTGCCCGTCATCATCATGACCGCGCATTCTGATTTGGACAGCGCAGTGGCAGCATTCCAGGGTGGTGCCTTTGAATATCTCCCCAAGCCGTTCGATGTCGACCATGCGATTACGCTGATTCGTCGCGCGCTAAACGAACGGGTGCGTGACGAAGAGGCTGATGCTGGCGAGCATGTTGCGCCGGACATGCTCGGCCAAGCATCTGCCATGCAGGATGTATTTCGTGCAATTGGCCGCTTGAGTCAGTCTAACGCGACGGTGCTGGTGACCGGGGAATCAGGATCAGGCAAGGAACTGGTGGCGCGCGCGCTGCATCGTCACTCGCCACGTGCTCATAAAGCTTTCATTGCGCTCAACACGGCGGCTATTCCACGCGAGCTACTTGAGTCCGAACTGTTTGGGCATGAACGTGGCTCGTTTACCGGCGCACAGGAGAAACGACTAGGCCGATTCGAGCAGGCCGAAGGTGGCACACTGTTTCTGGACGAAATCGGCGATATGCCACCTGAATTGCAGACGCGTTTATTGCGTGTGCTGTCCGATGGCTACTTCTACCGGGTTGGCGGCCATTCACCCATCAAAGCCAATGTCCGCGTCATCGCAGCCACGCATCAACACCTTGAAGAGCGTGTCAAACAAGGCCTATTTCGCGAAGATTTGTTCCACCGGCTTAATGTCATCCGGCTTCGCCTACCACCGCTGCGCGAACGTCGTGAAGATATACCGCTGCTGGCACGGCATTTCCTGCTCAAGTCCGCGCGGGAATTAGGGGTAGAACCCAAGCGTCTCAGTGAAGAGGCCATGCGCAGTCTGTGCGCCTTCGATTTTCCGGGTAATGTGCGTCAGCTCGAAAACTTTTGCCATTGGATTGCGGTGATGTCACCCGGACAGACCGTCAATCAAGCCGATTTACCACAAGAGCTACATGGGCAGAGCGAACTTGTCCAAGGCGACTGGATCAGTCTTCTGGCGCAGGAGGTTGATCGTCGCTTGAATCGCGGAGATAGTGGCTTTATCGAGGAAATGCAGGATCAGTTCGAATCTACGCTGATTGGCCGAGCATTGCATGCCACTCAGGGTAAGCGCATTGAAGCAGCCGAACGGCTAGGACTAGGGAGAAACACGCTGACCCGCAAGCTGCAGAAATTCGGCATGGATGAAGCGAGCGAGCATATTGTCTAA
- a CDS encoding STAS domain-containing protein: MEANVVIEAGKACITLRGSFTIEHYHAFKCAVAQLSENDGLEEVSIDFSAVPMIDSTALGMLLLLRERLEGRAIRLFGVRGTVRSVLNITSLDHLFSIDMHRHASCL, from the coding sequence TTGGAAGCGAATGTAGTGATTGAAGCAGGTAAGGCGTGTATTACCTTGCGTGGAAGCTTCACAATTGAGCATTATCATGCGTTTAAGTGCGCGGTTGCACAATTAAGCGAAAATGATGGTTTAGAAGAAGTCTCCATTGATTTTAGTGCAGTACCCATGATTGATAGTACTGCACTGGGCATGTTGCTGCTTCTGCGTGAACGCCTGGAAGGACGGGCCATTCGCCTATTTGGCGTACGCGGAACGGTTCGGTCTGTCCTCAATATCACCAGTCTGGATCATTTGTTCTCCATTGACATGCATCGCCACGCATCCTGCCTCTAA
- a CDS encoding AmpG family muropeptide MFS transporter: protein MSEHALNWRTALLSRRMLVCVFTGFSSGLPLFLLLQLLPAWMRSEHVDLKSIGLMTLVQMPYTWKFLWSPFLDRYALMSGWLGRRRGWMVVLQIALTCIIPVLGQFNPQVDLGIIALVSVAIAFLSATQDIVLDAYRRELLDDVEQGLGNIIHVNAYRISGLIPASLALILSDHMPWSSVFLVTALFMLPGAFATLLLSPAPAHQAPEPKGLRESVIGPFREFVQRHGAGSTVLILLFMCMYKLGDGMATALSTAFYLDLGFTKTEIGVIAKQAGLWPAIIGGMVGGIWMLRLGLNRALWIFGAMQLSAVLGFAVLAQIGHDLWALGTAISLEYFGIGLGTAAFVSFIARSTHPSYAATQLALLTSIASLPRTGINAGMGWVAEHLGWTDYFLFCFLAGIPGMIMLIWIAPWNGREAAHSPDA, encoded by the coding sequence ATGTCAGAACACGCTCTCAACTGGCGCACTGCCCTCCTGTCACGCCGCATGCTGGTCTGTGTATTCACAGGCTTTAGCTCGGGCTTGCCACTGTTTTTGCTCCTGCAACTTCTGCCCGCATGGATGCGCTCCGAACATGTTGACCTGAAATCCATCGGGCTGATGACACTGGTGCAGATGCCCTACACATGGAAATTTCTGTGGTCACCGTTTCTGGACCGCTATGCACTGATGTCGGGATGGCTGGGACGACGCCGTGGCTGGATGGTTGTCCTGCAAATCGCCCTGACATGCATCATTCCGGTGCTGGGTCAGTTCAACCCTCAAGTCGATCTCGGCATTATCGCACTGGTTTCCGTCGCCATTGCCTTCCTGTCCGCGACTCAGGACATTGTGCTGGACGCCTATCGCCGCGAACTACTGGACGATGTTGAACAAGGCCTGGGCAACATCATTCATGTAAATGCCTACCGGATCTCCGGACTGATTCCCGCCTCACTCGCCCTGATTCTGTCTGACCACATGCCGTGGTCAAGCGTCTTTCTGGTGACGGCGCTTTTCATGTTACCCGGCGCGTTTGCAACGCTATTACTATCCCCAGCCCCAGCCCATCAAGCGCCTGAACCCAAAGGCCTCAGAGAGTCTGTCATCGGCCCGTTTCGCGAATTTGTTCAGCGCCATGGTGCAGGATCAACCGTACTCATTCTGCTGTTTATGTGCATGTACAAGCTGGGCGATGGCATGGCGACAGCACTCTCCACCGCGTTCTATCTGGATCTGGGCTTCACGAAAACTGAAATCGGCGTGATTGCCAAGCAAGCCGGGCTGTGGCCAGCCATTATCGGCGGCATGGTAGGCGGTATCTGGATGTTGCGTCTTGGACTGAACCGAGCACTGTGGATATTTGGAGCCATGCAATTGAGTGCGGTACTGGGTTTTGCAGTACTGGCACAGATCGGTCACGACCTATGGGCACTCGGAACAGCCATCAGTCTGGAGTATTTCGGCATCGGACTCGGCACAGCGGCATTCGTCTCCTTTATTGCCCGGAGTACACATCCCAGCTATGCCGCCACCCAGCTTGCCCTGCTCACCAGCATTGCATCACTGCCACGCACAGGCATCAATGCAGGAATGGGCTGGGTAGCAGAACATCTTGGCTGGACTGACTACTTCCTGTTCTGCTTCCTGGCGGGCATTCCGGGCATGATCATGCTGATCTGGATTGCGCCATGGAACGGCAGGGAGGCCGCCCACAGCCCGGATGCCTGA
- the xth gene encoding exodeoxyribonuclease III: MRIISANLNGIRSATTKGFLDWLATQHADVVCVQELKAQDADLTDAMRNPAGLTGYFHPAEKKGYSGVGIYCRQKPDEVIVGLGIADIDAEGRYIEARFGNLSVVSLYLPSGSSSDERQQVKFSFLDRFKPILQALIESGREVVMCGDWNIAHKEIDLKNWKGNLKNSGFLPEERQWMTDIQAMGWVDTWRTLYPEQPGYTWWSNRGQAYAKDVGWRIDYQLVTPVMGSKARASSIYKDQRFSDHAPLIVDFE, from the coding sequence ATGCGAATCATTTCCGCCAATCTGAACGGTATCCGTTCTGCTACAACCAAGGGCTTTCTCGACTGGCTGGCTACTCAACACGCCGATGTGGTCTGCGTTCAGGAACTGAAGGCGCAGGATGCCGATCTGACCGACGCCATGCGCAATCCTGCGGGGTTGACCGGATATTTCCATCCCGCTGAAAAGAAGGGTTATAGCGGCGTCGGAATTTACTGCAGGCAGAAACCGGATGAGGTGATCGTCGGCCTGGGTATTGCCGATATCGATGCCGAAGGGCGCTATATCGAGGCGCGATTTGGCAATCTGTCGGTTGTGTCGCTGTATCTGCCGTCGGGTTCCAGTTCCGATGAGCGTCAACAGGTCAAGTTCTCGTTTCTAGACCGGTTCAAGCCGATTTTGCAGGCGCTGATCGAGTCTGGTCGTGAAGTGGTGATGTGCGGTGACTGGAACATCGCCCACAAGGAAATTGACCTGAAAAACTGGAAGGGCAATCTCAAGAATTCCGGCTTTTTGCCAGAAGAACGCCAGTGGATGACGGATATTCAGGCCATGGGCTGGGTGGATACGTGGCGCACGCTGTATCCAGAGCAGCCCGGCTATACCTGGTGGTCGAATCGCGGGCAGGCCTATGCCAAGGATGTCGGGTGGCGTATTGACTATCAGCTGGTCACGCCGGTGATGGGTAGCAAAGCGCGTGCATCAAGCATCTACAAAGATCAGAGATTTTCAGATCACGCGCCGCTGATTGTAGATTTCGAGTAA
- the pyrE gene encoding orotate phosphoribosyltransferase, giving the protein MSDFRSDFIDFAIQKNVLRFGEFQTKAGRLSPYFFNAGLFDDGASLGALSRFYATAAIESGVQFDMLFGPAYKGIALAASTAIALADRERNIPFAFNRKEAKDHGEGGTLIGAPLKGKVMIIDDVISAGTSVRESVELIRAQGATPAGVLIALDRQEKGKGEQSAVQEVSEQYGIPVIAIARLTDLISFLQGKPDLEQNLQAVQAYRQQYGVV; this is encoded by the coding sequence ATGTCTGACTTCCGCTCCGATTTTATCGACTTCGCCATCCAGAAAAATGTCCTGCGCTTTGGCGAGTTCCAGACCAAGGCTGGGCGCCTGTCTCCTTATTTCTTCAACGCTGGCCTGTTTGACGATGGCGCCAGTCTGGGCGCACTGTCGCGCTTTTACGCCACAGCGGCCATTGAGTCCGGCGTGCAGTTCGACATGCTGTTTGGCCCGGCCTACAAGGGCATCGCACTGGCGGCATCTACCGCGATTGCACTGGCTGACCGTGAACGCAACATACCGTTCGCGTTCAACCGCAAGGAAGCCAAGGACCACGGCGAAGGCGGCACGCTGATCGGTGCGCCGCTCAAGGGTAAAGTCATGATCATCGATGATGTGATTTCCGCCGGAACATCGGTGCGCGAATCCGTCGAATTGATCCGTGCGCAAGGCGCCACACCCGCAGGTGTGCTGATTGCGCTGGATCGTCAGGAAAAGGGCAAGGGCGAGCAATCCGCAGTACAGGAAGTGTCCGAACAGTATGGCATTCCCGTCATCGCCATTGCACGCCTGACTGACCTGATCAGTTTCCTGCAAGGTAAGCCTGACCTGGAACAGAATCTGCAAGCCGTGCAGGCCTATCGTCAGCAATACGGGGTAGTCTGA
- a CDS encoding DUF4124 domain-containing protein: protein MRFMLAALLSAAVFAGSGGHYFRWTDEHGRTQLSDAPPSAMPKGGYVELNAGGLVIKRFTPEPSQEQKQALEKEKQDLAERQESDRRDKILLATFSRTSEIDAIRDQETDLRKARIQADQMRIEAAQKKLAQLQKRADAASKNKQPVNAELQKQIDEKQQDLAALDQNIKRSKQEIIDIAAKAETNKKRLVQLVGPSAIK, encoded by the coding sequence ATGCGATTTATGCTGGCTGCTTTGTTGTCGGCTGCTGTCTTTGCGGGCAGTGGCGGACACTATTTCCGCTGGACAGATGAGCATGGGCGTACGCAGCTGAGCGACGCCCCGCCATCGGCCATGCCCAAAGGCGGATATGTCGAGTTGAATGCCGGTGGTCTCGTCATCAAACGATTCACACCTGAGCCAAGCCAGGAGCAAAAGCAGGCACTGGAGAAGGAAAAGCAGGATCTCGCCGAACGTCAGGAAAGTGACCGCCGCGATAAAATCCTGCTCGCCACGTTCAGCCGTACTAGCGAAATCGATGCCATCCGCGATCAGGAAACGGATCTGCGCAAAGCGCGTATTCAAGCCGATCAGATGCGCATCGAAGCAGCGCAGAAGAAGCTGGCGCAGCTACAGAAACGCGCCGATGCTGCCAGCAAAAACAAGCAGCCTGTCAATGCAGAACTGCAAAAGCAGATTGATGAGAAGCAACAGGATCTCGCTGCCCTTGATCAGAATATCAAACGCAGTAAGCAGGAAATAATCGATATTGCAGCCAAAGCTGAAACCAATAAGAAGCGACTGGTTCAGCTGGTTGGCCCCTCTGCCATCAAATAA
- a CDS encoding Maf family protein has protein sequence MSTASRPLIHLASASPRRRELLTQAGIPFELIRSEVDETPLANEAAKAYVERLARDKAHAGWQKAVSEGNTPRWLLSADTTVALGDVILGKPESTEEAVAMLTRLSGSHHEVFTGIAVASPDGVRSAVVRSEVRFRELTEAVIRAYVSTGEPMDKAGSYGLQGQGGVLVSGIVGSPSNIVGLPIAETVDLLIEAGYPYWGVIYLMAEGPTS, from the coding sequence ATGTCTACAGCTAGCCGTCCCCTGATCCATCTGGCATCCGCCAGCCCCCGTCGCCGCGAACTCCTGACTCAGGCAGGTATTCCATTTGAGCTGATTCGATCGGAAGTTGACGAGACGCCACTTGCGAATGAAGCTGCGAAGGCCTACGTTGAGCGGCTGGCGCGTGACAAGGCGCATGCAGGATGGCAAAAAGCAGTGAGTGAAGGCAATACGCCGCGCTGGCTGCTGTCGGCAGATACGACGGTGGCACTGGGCGATGTGATTCTGGGCAAGCCCGAAAGCACTGAAGAGGCTGTCGCGATGCTGACACGCCTGTCCGGATCGCATCATGAAGTGTTTACCGGAATTGCCGTTGCCTCGCCGGATGGCGTGCGTTCGGCGGTGGTGCGCAGTGAAGTGCGATTCCGTGAGCTGACAGAGGCGGTGATCCGTGCCTATGTATCCACTGGTGAACCGATGGACAAGGCGGGTTCATACGGTTTGCAAGGACAAGGCGGCGTACTGGTGTCCGGCATTGTGGGCAGCCCGAGCAATATTGTCGGACTGCCGATTGCCGAAACGGTGGATCTACTGATCGAAGCAGGCTACCCCTATTGGGGGGTAATTTATTTGATGGCAGAGGGGCCAACCAGCTGA
- the rlmH gene encoding 23S rRNA (pseudouridine(1915)-N(3))-methyltransferase RlmH has translation MKLYIIAVGHKMPGWVEEAFQEYRKRMPRDAEIKLVELKPGVRGGGTSVEKTMETERDRIEEALPQGVRRVILDERGAAWTSMQLAAKLKSWQLDGRDVAFVIGGADGLHPDIKRTADDLVQLSALTMPHGMVRVLLAEQLYRAVSINQGHPYHRE, from the coding sequence ATGAAGCTGTACATCATTGCCGTCGGGCACAAGATGCCGGGCTGGGTGGAAGAGGCGTTTCAGGAATACCGCAAACGCATGCCCCGCGACGCCGAGATCAAACTGGTCGAGCTCAAACCGGGTGTGCGCGGTGGTGGCACCTCTGTCGAAAAGACGATGGAAACCGAGCGTGACCGCATCGAAGAGGCTTTGCCGCAAGGCGTGCGCCGGGTGATTCTGGATGAGCGAGGAGCAGCATGGACCTCCATGCAACTGGCTGCCAAGCTCAAGTCCTGGCAGCTTGATGGTCGCGATGTCGCCTTTGTGATTGGTGGTGCAGATGGTCTGCATCCCGATATCAAGCGGACTGCCGATGATCTGGTGCAATTGTCTGCCCTGACCATGCCGCATGGCATGGTGCGTGTACTACTCGCCGAGCAGTTGTATCGTGCCGTCTCTATCAATCAGGGCCATCCCTATCACCGCGAATAA